A genomic window from Erwinia sp. SLM-02 includes:
- the yihI gene encoding Der GTPase-activating protein YihI, protein MKQPARTPQGQKPAAKNKRKTRDELNQEARDRKRDKKRSGNATGSRSNPVAESQKTGSGSKTKDPRIGSKKPIALGGDAPVAKPVKPAKAPKAQPEKKPRLTPQEELAMLENDERLDALLDRLESGESLSAEDQAWLDQALDRIDVLMEQLGIALDDDVEDDAAEEDMYRLLKGGN, encoded by the coding sequence ATGAAGCAACCTGCACGCACGCCACAGGGACAAAAACCTGCTGCAAAAAATAAGCGCAAAACCCGCGATGAACTGAATCAGGAAGCGCGCGATCGCAAGCGTGACAAAAAACGCAGCGGTAACGCGACCGGCAGCCGGTCCAATCCTGTTGCAGAGAGCCAGAAAACCGGCAGCGGTAGCAAAACGAAAGATCCGCGCATCGGCAGCAAAAAGCCCATCGCACTGGGCGGAGATGCCCCTGTCGCAAAACCGGTTAAGCCTGCAAAAGCACCCAAGGCACAGCCGGAGAAAAAACCGCGTCTGACGCCGCAGGAAGAACTGGCGATGCTGGAGAACGACGAACGGCTTGATGCCCTACTGGATCGTCTGGAGAGCGGTGAGTCGCTGTCTGCTGAAGATCAGGCATGGCTGGATCAGGCTCTGGACCGTATCGATGTACTGATGGAACAGCTGGGCATTGCTTTGGACGACGATGTAGAAGATGACGCTGCGGAAGAAGATATGTATCGCCTGCTGAAGGGCGGGAACTGA
- the hemN gene encoding oxygen-independent coproporphyrinogen III oxidase — protein sequence MQMQKAEWDLPLIQKYNTSGPRYTSYPTALEFNQDYDERAFLHAASRYPDRALSLYLHIPFCHQLCYFCGCNKQVTRQQHKADAYLDALVQEIAARAPLFSQRTVSQMHWGGGTPTFLTKAQISRLLTTLRQHFNFAADVEMSIEVDPREIELDVLDHLREGGFNRLSMGVQDFNKQVQQSVNRVQDEAMIFALMARARQLGFTSTNIDLIYGLPHQTAESFAFTLQKVADLNPDRLSVFNYAHLPELFAAQRKIRLEDLPDAQQKLDILQQTISFLTAQGYEFIGMDHFARHDDELAIAQRAGKLHRNFQGYTTQGDSDLLGMGVSAISMIGDSYAQNQKELKHYYAAIEQDRTALWRGLQLTDDDCLRRDVIKSLMCNFSLSYSAVETQWGIDFQRYFADDLQQLEPLIADGLVDSHQKGLEITPKGRLLVRNICMCFDSYLRQKARRQQFSRVI from the coding sequence ATGCAGATGCAGAAAGCAGAATGGGATCTCCCGTTAATTCAGAAGTACAACACCTCCGGCCCGCGTTACACCTCTTATCCTACGGCCCTGGAATTTAATCAGGACTACGACGAACGCGCATTTTTACACGCGGCGTCGCGTTATCCCGATCGGGCACTGTCTCTCTATTTGCATATCCCGTTTTGCCATCAGCTGTGCTATTTCTGCGGCTGTAACAAACAGGTCACGCGCCAGCAGCATAAGGCGGATGCCTACCTGGATGCGCTGGTGCAGGAAATTGCGGCCCGCGCGCCGCTGTTCAGCCAGCGTACCGTCAGCCAGATGCACTGGGGAGGCGGTACGCCGACCTTTCTCACGAAGGCCCAAATAAGCCGTCTGCTGACCACTCTGCGCCAGCATTTTAATTTTGCCGCTGATGTTGAAATGTCGATTGAAGTTGACCCGCGTGAAATAGAGCTGGATGTGCTGGATCATCTGCGAGAGGGGGGATTCAACCGTCTGAGCATGGGCGTGCAGGACTTTAACAAGCAGGTCCAGCAAAGCGTTAATCGGGTGCAGGATGAGGCGATGATTTTTGCGCTGATGGCCCGTGCGCGCCAGCTTGGGTTCACCTCGACCAATATCGATCTGATCTACGGCCTGCCGCATCAGACGGCAGAGAGTTTTGCGTTTACCCTGCAAAAGGTGGCCGATCTTAACCCGGATCGTCTCAGCGTATTCAACTATGCCCATCTGCCGGAACTGTTCGCGGCCCAGCGTAAGATCCGTCTGGAAGATCTGCCCGACGCACAACAGAAGCTGGATATCCTGCAGCAGACGATTTCTTTCCTGACCGCTCAGGGCTATGAGTTTATCGGCATGGACCATTTCGCACGCCATGATGACGAACTGGCGATTGCGCAGCGTGCCGGAAAGCTACACCGTAATTTCCAGGGATATACCACTCAGGGAGACAGCGACCTGTTGGGTATGGGCGTTTCGGCCATTAGCATGATCGGGGATAGTTACGCGCAGAACCAGAAGGAGCTGAAGCATTACTACGCCGCGATTGAGCAGGACAGAACGGCGCTCTGGCGCGGGTTGCAGCTCACTGATGATGACTGCCTCAGACGCGATGTGATCAAGAGTCTGATGTGCAATTTCTCGCTGTCATATTCAGCGGTCGAAACGCAGTGGGGAATCGATTTTCAGCGCTACTTTGCTGACGATCTGCAGCAGCTGGAGCCGTTGATCGCCGACGGGCTGGTGGATAGCCACCAGAAGGGCCTTGAGATAACGCCTAAGGGACGATTGCTGGTAAGGAATATCTGTATGTGCTTTGACAGTTACCTACGCCAGAAGGCCCGCAGGCAGCAATTTTCGCGGGTGATCTAA
- the glnG gene encoding nitrogen regulation protein NR(I) — MQRGIVWIVDDDSSIRWVLERALTGAGLSCVTFESGNEVLDALATKTPDVLLSDIRMPGMDGLALLKQIKQRHPMLPVIIMTAHSDLDAAVSAYQQGAFDYLPKPFDIDEAVALVERAISHYQEQQQPRNQPASGPTTDIIGEAPAMQDVFRIIGRLSRSSISVLINGESGTGKELVAHALHRHSPRAKAPFIALNMAAIPKDLIESELFGHEKGAFTGANQIRQGRFEQADGGTLFLDEIGDMPLDVQTRLLRVLADGQFYRVGGYAPVKVDVRIIAATHQNLEMRVQEGKFREDLFHRLNVIRVHLPPLRERREDIPRLARYFLQVAARELGVEAKILHPETETALTRLHWSGNVRQLENTCRWLTVMAAGQEVLIQDLPPELFETSTPDSPSQSLPDSWATLLAQWADRALRSGHQNLLSEAQPEMERTLLTTALRHTQGHKQEAARLLGWGRNTLTRKLKELGME; from the coding sequence ATGCAACGAGGGATAGTTTGGATCGTCGATGACGATAGCTCCATCCGCTGGGTGCTTGAACGCGCGCTCACTGGAGCCGGTTTAAGTTGTGTCACGTTTGAGAGTGGCAATGAAGTGCTGGATGCGCTCGCAACCAAAACCCCAGACGTTTTATTATCAGATATTCGTATGCCCGGCATGGACGGGCTGGCGCTGCTTAAACAGATTAAACAGCGTCATCCAATGCTGCCGGTGATCATCATGACCGCCCATTCCGATCTGGATGCCGCCGTCAGTGCTTACCAGCAGGGTGCGTTTGATTACCTGCCTAAACCCTTCGATATCGATGAAGCGGTGGCGCTGGTTGAGCGCGCTATCAGCCACTATCAGGAGCAGCAGCAGCCGCGCAATCAACCTGCCAGCGGGCCAACGACCGATATCATCGGTGAAGCGCCGGCCATGCAGGATGTCTTTCGCATTATCGGCCGCCTCTCACGCTCCTCGATCAGCGTCCTGATCAACGGCGAATCCGGTACCGGTAAAGAGTTAGTGGCGCACGCGCTGCACCGCCACAGCCCGCGGGCAAAAGCCCCTTTTATTGCGCTGAACATGGCGGCGATCCCCAAGGATTTGATTGAGTCAGAGCTGTTTGGCCATGAGAAAGGCGCATTTACCGGTGCCAATCAGATTCGCCAGGGCCGCTTCGAGCAGGCAGACGGCGGTACGCTGTTCCTTGATGAAATCGGCGATATGCCGCTGGATGTTCAGACCCGGCTGCTGCGCGTCCTGGCCGACGGGCAGTTTTATCGCGTGGGCGGCTATGCCCCGGTGAAGGTGGATGTGCGCATTATCGCGGCGACCCACCAGAACCTGGAAATGCGCGTGCAGGAAGGTAAATTCCGTGAGGATTTATTCCACCGCCTGAACGTTATCCGCGTACATTTGCCGCCGCTGCGTGAACGCCGTGAAGACATTCCCCGTCTGGCGCGCTATTTCCTGCAGGTGGCAGCCCGGGAACTGGGCGTAGAGGCAAAAATCCTGCACCCGGAAACGGAAACCGCCCTGACCCGGCTGCACTGGTCCGGCAACGTACGCCAGCTGGAAAATACCTGCCGCTGGCTGACGGTAATGGCAGCCGGACAGGAAGTACTGATTCAGGATCTGCCCCCGGAGCTGTTTGAAACCTCTACGCCGGACAGCCCGAGCCAGTCCCTGCCGGACAGCTGGGCGACGCTGCTGGCGCAGTGGGCCGACAGGGCGCTGCGTTCCGGTCATCAAAACCTGCTGTCGGAAGCACAGCCGGAAATGGAACGCACGCTGCTGACGACCGCACTACGTCATACCCAGGGCCACAAGCAGGAAGCCGCTCGCCTGCTGGGCTGGGGGCGCAACACGCTGACCCGCAAACTGAAAGAGCTGGGAATGGAGTAA